From a single Bryobacter aggregatus MPL3 genomic region:
- a CDS encoding alpha/beta hydrolase encodes MRLLPVLLALGLAGAAELKKDIEYSRPGGVPLKLDASIPDGPGPHPAVIIVHGGGFVRGDKQTYVPPLFPPLAAAGFAWFSIDYRLAPKHNYTAANEDVRAAFAYLMAHAKELKIDPKRIALSGESAGGTIVAYYAATEKGKYRPRAVVDFYGVSDWVFHRETLGQLSEGAAAWLAGADLKNASAITYVSKSMPPFLLIHGTQDQQVPFGHSERLCAAMKQVHAECELFVVEGAGHGVGNWEKVEANQVYKKKMVDWLQKQLP; translated from the coding sequence ATGAGATTGTTGCCGGTGCTACTCGCACTTGGCCTTGCCGGTGCGGCGGAGCTGAAGAAAGATATCGAATACTCGCGGCCAGGTGGTGTGCCGCTGAAGTTGGATGCTTCGATCCCCGATGGTCCGGGGCCTCATCCGGCAGTGATCATTGTCCATGGGGGAGGCTTTGTGCGCGGCGATAAGCAGACTTATGTTCCCCCTCTCTTTCCTCCACTCGCGGCAGCCGGCTTCGCCTGGTTCTCCATCGATTACAGGTTGGCGCCGAAGCACAACTACACCGCCGCCAATGAGGATGTTCGCGCCGCCTTTGCTTACTTGATGGCGCACGCCAAGGAGTTGAAGATTGACCCGAAGCGCATTGCGCTGAGTGGTGAATCGGCTGGTGGCACGATAGTCGCCTACTATGCGGCGACCGAGAAGGGAAAGTACCGGCCCCGCGCGGTGGTGGATTTCTATGGGGTGAGCGATTGGGTGTTCCATCGCGAAACTCTTGGCCAACTGAGCGAGGGCGCGGCGGCCTGGCTGGCCGGTGCAGATTTAAAGAACGCTTCTGCCATTACTTACGTCTCGAAGAGCATGCCGCCCTTTCTTCTGATTCACGGTACTCAGGACCAGCAAGTGCCCTTTGGACATAGCGAGCGGTTGTGTGCGGCGATGAAGCAGGTGCATGCGGAATGCGAGCTGTTTGTGGTGGAAGGGGCTGGTCATGGCGTGGGAAATTGGGAAAAGGTGGAGGCCAATCAGGTATACAAGAAGAAGATGGTGGATTGGCTGCAAAAGCAGCTTCCCTAG
- a CDS encoding M20/M25/M40 family metallo-hydrolase, giving the protein MVHQIKNEAFNNSKVMDTMFWLCDANGPRLSGSPGYRKAAEWVKKSLSEQGIEAKFEPFEFGRGWQHSKFAARMTEPAIGEIIGFPMAWTPGTNGIVSGEAMHATLATQADLDKWKGKLSGKIVLVDVPRVLEFPDKANGHRYTGEELGKLAEAPDPGAAGPGRAGARPGGPPMSREQMMAFRDKLYQFMKDEGILVVVKTSYAGDGGAVFGSAGGPYQKGKPVPPPTAVIAAENYNRVIRLLEKKVPVKLEFEIAAQFNEEADNAFNVIAEIPGTSKKGEYVMIGAHLDSWHGGTGATDNASGSAVMLEAMRILKALNVKTARSIRLGLWCGEEEGLIGSRAYVKSHLADPADMKLKPDHGRVTAYFNVDNGSGKIRGIYTQGNEMVRKLFGQWLEPFMDLGVSTVTSRNTGGTDHLSFDAVGVPGFQFIQDPLDYSTRTHHSNMDTIDRVQKGDLMQMAAIVASFAYHAANRDAQVPRKPLPKPTPRPGEGQAPPAPSSAAANQE; this is encoded by the coding sequence ATGGTCCATCAAATTAAGAATGAAGCCTTCAACAATTCGAAGGTGATGGATACGATGTTCTGGCTTTGTGACGCGAACGGTCCGCGTCTCTCTGGTTCGCCCGGCTACCGTAAGGCGGCGGAATGGGTGAAGAAGAGTCTGAGCGAGCAGGGCATTGAAGCAAAGTTTGAACCTTTTGAGTTTGGCCGGGGTTGGCAGCACTCGAAGTTCGCGGCACGGATGACAGAACCGGCCATTGGCGAGATCATCGGATTCCCGATGGCCTGGACGCCGGGCACTAACGGCATTGTGAGCGGCGAGGCGATGCACGCAACGCTTGCCACGCAGGCGGATCTCGACAAGTGGAAAGGCAAATTGAGCGGCAAGATCGTGTTGGTGGATGTGCCGCGTGTTCTTGAGTTTCCGGACAAGGCGAACGGCCATCGCTATACCGGCGAAGAATTGGGCAAGCTGGCCGAGGCTCCCGATCCAGGCGCCGCAGGGCCGGGACGCGCCGGTGCGCGGCCGGGCGGGCCCCCAATGTCGCGCGAGCAGATGATGGCCTTCCGCGACAAGCTCTATCAGTTCATGAAGGACGAAGGGATCCTCGTCGTAGTGAAGACGAGCTATGCCGGGGATGGCGGCGCGGTGTTCGGTTCGGCGGGTGGCCCTTACCAGAAAGGCAAGCCCGTGCCTCCGCCCACTGCGGTGATTGCGGCGGAGAACTACAATCGCGTGATCCGGTTGCTCGAGAAGAAAGTGCCGGTCAAGCTGGAGTTTGAAATTGCGGCTCAGTTCAACGAGGAGGCCGACAACGCATTCAATGTGATTGCCGAGATTCCGGGGACCTCGAAGAAGGGCGAGTATGTCATGATCGGCGCGCATCTCGATAGTTGGCATGGCGGCACCGGCGCCACCGATAACGCCAGCGGCTCGGCGGTGATGCTCGAGGCGATGCGGATCCTGAAGGCGCTCAATGTGAAGACTGCGCGGAGCATCCGTCTGGGTCTGTGGTGTGGTGAAGAGGAAGGTCTCATCGGTTCGCGCGCTTATGTGAAGAGCCATCTCGCCGATCCGGCGGATATGAAGCTCAAGCCGGATCATGGCAGAGTGACGGCGTACTTTAACGTCGATAACGGATCTGGAAAAATCCGCGGCATCTATACGCAAGGCAATGAGATGGTGCGCAAGCTATTTGGACAGTGGCTCGAGCCCTTCATGGATCTTGGCGTCTCGACCGTCACCAGCCGCAACACGGGCGGTACGGATCACCTGTCCTTTGACGCGGTTGGTGTGCCTGGCTTCCAGTTCATCCAGGACCCGCTGGATTACTCGACCCGGACGCATCACTCCAACATGGACACCATTGATCGTGTGCAGAAGGGCGACCTGATGCAGATGGCGGCCATTGTTGCCAGCTTCGCCTATCACGCGGCGAATCGGGACGCGCAGGTGCCGCGCAAGCCGCTGCCGAAGCCCACTCCTCGTCCTGGTGAGGGCCAAGCCCCGCCGGCGCCGTCCAGCGCTGCGGCGAATCAAGAATAA
- a CDS encoding metal-dependent transcriptional regulator gives MKITISKENYLKAIAEAESEGELVIAATLARWLKVSAPAVTMALRRLKRDKLIAVNAEGVITLTPTGKEIAHRLIRRHHLIERMLTEVFGMDWYMVHDEAEQMEHAVSAEFEKKLVEKLGDGEACPHGNFIGLDSPKERRKRGWLPLSELSAGGQANIQSAYERDRELLEYLNTLGIRPGAMVRMVSRNIDDTFTLDLGGKTVPLGNGAAAKVWVAVA, from the coding sequence GTGAAAATCACGATTTCAAAGGAAAATTACCTCAAAGCGATCGCGGAGGCAGAGAGCGAAGGCGAACTTGTGATTGCCGCCACGCTCGCCCGCTGGCTCAAAGTCAGTGCACCTGCCGTGACCATGGCGCTGCGCCGTCTCAAGCGCGACAAACTCATTGCTGTCAATGCAGAAGGCGTCATCACCCTCACCCCGACCGGCAAGGAGATCGCCCACCGGCTGATTCGCCGTCATCATCTGATCGAACGCATGCTCACAGAAGTCTTTGGCATGGATTGGTATATGGTGCATGACGAGGCAGAGCAGATGGAGCATGCCGTGAGCGCCGAGTTTGAAAAGAAGCTGGTAGAGAAACTCGGCGACGGGGAAGCCTGCCCTCATGGGAATTTCATTGGCCTCGATTCGCCGAAGGAGCGCCGCAAGCGCGGCTGGCTCCCCCTCTCAGAGCTCTCAGCCGGGGGCCAGGCCAATATCCAGAGTGCCTATGAACGCGACCGGGAATTGCTCGAATACTTGAACACACTCGGCATCCGGCCCGGCGCGATGGTGCGCATGGTCTCTCGCAATATCGACGATACTTTTACGCTCGACCTCGGTGGCAAGACGGTGCCGCTCGGAAACGGCGCCGCCGCAAAAGTTTGGGTCGCTGTCGCTTAG